GAACGGTGTCGTCATGGATATACCGGATAGCGTTCAATTGCGCCATGGACGAATACCGCAGACGTACGATCCCGATGGGTGACGCTTTGATCGAAGCCAATGCCCCGCCGAGCACCGCTGTAGACGAGATCGTCGATGAGAAAATGAAACGCAGGGCACTGAATAACGCGATCATGCTGCTTGACCCGAAGTATCGGGAGATCGTGCTGCTGAAGATCTTTCAGGACATGACATTCACTGAGGTAGCTGCATTTCTGAAGATGCCGGTGCGCACGGTGAAACATCGCATGCAGAAGGCGATGC
The sequence above is a segment of the Spirochaetota bacterium genome. Coding sequences within it:
- a CDS encoding sigma-70 family RNA polymerase sigma factor codes for the protein MAPAPNDADERVCIARIASGKDTEALRMLYERYIGKITRYVRRLMPSDRIAVDDVVQDTFVRIFERATQFRGTGTVSSWIYRIAFNCAMDEYRRRTIPMGDALIEANAPPSTAVDEIVDEKMKRRALNNAIMLLDPKYREIVLLKIFQDMTFTEVAAFLKMPVRTVKHRMQKAMQHIHAHMHGRGDG